Proteins found in one Legionella pneumophila subsp. pascullei genomic segment:
- a CDS encoding carboxymuconolactone decarboxylase family protein, which produces MRILEKNIKKTPWYLKPFFWNQKRKYGQILEPALIWARIPKLFLAVAAMYGVIDRKKSPLSPILRSLITVRVSQINWCPFCIDINSATLIKRAGSEAQYNQLVNWRNSPLFSPEEKAALDYAEKITYSDRHPDDECFYQLKLYYSEQEIIELTALIAFQNMSSKFNSALGVEAQGFCSRQLTGKN; this is translated from the coding sequence ATGAGAATTTTGGAAAAAAATATCAAGAAAACTCCCTGGTATTTAAAACCATTCTTCTGGAATCAAAAAAGAAAATACGGTCAAATACTTGAACCTGCTTTGATTTGGGCGAGAATTCCCAAGTTATTTTTAGCAGTTGCTGCTATGTATGGCGTGATAGACAGAAAAAAATCACCACTTTCCCCTATATTACGCTCTCTCATTACAGTCAGGGTTTCTCAAATTAACTGGTGCCCATTTTGTATTGATATTAATTCAGCAACTTTGATTAAAAGGGCTGGAAGTGAAGCACAGTATAATCAATTAGTGAACTGGAGGAATTCCCCTTTATTTTCACCAGAAGAAAAGGCGGCATTGGATTATGCTGAAAAAATAACTTATTCTGATCGTCATCCTGACGATGAGTGTTTCTATCAATTGAAATTGTATTATTCTGAACAGGAAATCATTGAATTGACAGCACTTATTGCATTTCAGAATATGTCAAGTAAATTTAATAGCGCTCTAGGGGTTGAAGCGCAAGGATTTTGTTCCAGACAACTGACTGGCAAAAACTGA
- the rdgB gene encoding RdgB/HAM1 family non-canonical purine NTP pyrophosphatase, which yields MKEIILATSNLGKIKELEQLLAPTICISQADLGISDAEETGLSFIENAILKARHASSLTNKPALADDSGLVVPSLNGEPGIYSARYAGIKANDEDNIQQLLRKMADLSQEQRQAYFYCAIALMQHAKDPTPLIATGVFHGAISTKPSGTNGFGYDPVFYLNEYQCTAAELPAKIKNRISHRAKALNQLRALLPD from the coding sequence ATGAAAGAAATTATTTTGGCAACCAGCAACCTTGGAAAAATAAAAGAATTAGAACAATTACTCGCCCCCACAATATGCATTTCTCAAGCTGACCTGGGTATATCCGATGCAGAAGAAACCGGGTTAAGTTTTATAGAAAACGCTATTCTCAAAGCCCGTCATGCCAGTTCCTTAACCAATAAACCAGCTTTAGCCGACGACTCGGGGCTTGTAGTCCCATCTTTAAATGGAGAGCCAGGCATCTATTCAGCACGCTATGCTGGAATAAAGGCAAATGATGAAGACAATATTCAACAATTATTAAGGAAAATGGCCGATTTATCCCAAGAACAAAGGCAAGCCTATTTTTATTGCGCAATAGCGCTAATGCAACATGCCAAGGATCCAACACCGCTAATTGCTACAGGAGTATTTCATGGCGCCATTAGCACGAAGCCTTCCGGAACAAATGGTTTTGGGTATGATCCAGTATTTTATCTCAACGAATATCAATGCACAGCCGCTGAATTACCTGCTAAAATTAAAAATAGGATTAGTCATCGCGCAAAAGCCTTAAACCAATTACGCGCCCTTCTTCCAGATTAA
- a CDS encoding tetratricopeptide repeat protein, protein MNSEVDTLFAQAYKLQYEGQLPQAISLYEQILAQSPKHTETLHFLGLTYAQLGDMENAILYFLQARTMNPNDVGILNNLANAYKKTGQLEEAIKYYQQAIEIKPEYAQAHNNLAATYALLNNYQKALHHYVIAVNTEPDFSAAHFNLGLLLLKNQQLSAAKTQFNNVIALNPNHREAQFYLGILHLEDNLLVEAEQAFHKVLEQDHEHVQSLINLGVIALKREQNQLAVDYFTKALALDNEDIDARNNLAATFMHHDRFENALMHYDVLLKKEPNNLEYLYNSGVAQMALGHLNEATLLFDQILILQSDHTPSLNNLAAIYLKMEMRETAREYLERALAINPNDVVSKHMLNAITGATSVNTTEKYAQNLFNNYALYYDQHMQGELHYKIPHHIGRLIHQLQLLQTSRSLDLGCGTGLTGIVLREISKHLTGVDIAEKMIARAKEKNIYDLLVCSELINFLREDKNDYDLAVAADVLPYFGNLDDIFNYINQHLKQEGYFIFTTEISTTIPWKLESSARFSHHPEYIGSLINKYQFHLIKQEKIPGRTQNKQVLEVMLYCLQKSTSCFVSSRTAQI, encoded by the coding sequence ATGAACAGTGAAGTAGATACTCTTTTTGCACAAGCCTATAAGCTTCAATATGAAGGCCAATTACCTCAAGCCATTAGCTTATATGAACAAATACTTGCCCAATCGCCAAAACATACGGAAACTCTGCATTTCCTGGGATTAACCTATGCGCAACTGGGTGATATGGAAAATGCCATTTTGTATTTTTTACAAGCCAGAACAATGAATCCCAATGACGTTGGCATACTCAATAATCTTGCCAACGCTTATAAAAAGACCGGTCAATTAGAAGAAGCGATTAAATACTACCAGCAAGCCATTGAGATTAAGCCTGAGTATGCCCAGGCTCATAATAATCTGGCAGCCACCTACGCACTGCTTAACAATTACCAGAAAGCCTTACATCATTATGTGATTGCAGTGAATACAGAACCCGATTTTAGTGCAGCCCACTTTAATTTAGGTTTGTTACTACTCAAAAATCAACAATTGTCTGCTGCCAAAACACAATTTAATAATGTGATCGCGCTAAATCCTAACCACAGAGAAGCCCAATTTTATTTAGGTATCTTGCATTTGGAAGACAATTTACTCGTGGAAGCAGAACAGGCATTTCATAAAGTGTTAGAGCAAGATCACGAGCATGTCCAATCCTTAATTAACTTAGGCGTGATCGCTTTGAAAAGAGAGCAAAACCAATTAGCTGTTGATTATTTCACTAAAGCATTGGCTTTGGATAATGAAGACATTGATGCACGCAATAATTTAGCAGCTACCTTCATGCATCATGACCGATTTGAAAATGCCCTCATGCATTATGATGTTTTACTTAAAAAAGAACCTAATAATCTGGAGTATTTATATAATTCCGGAGTTGCTCAAATGGCGTTGGGCCATCTCAATGAAGCCACCCTTTTGTTCGATCAGATTTTAATATTACAAAGTGATCACACTCCATCTTTGAATAATCTGGCCGCTATTTATTTAAAAATGGAGATGCGTGAGACCGCTCGTGAATATCTTGAGCGTGCTCTGGCAATCAACCCCAATGATGTGGTCAGTAAACATATGTTGAATGCCATTACAGGCGCAACGAGCGTTAATACTACAGAAAAATATGCCCAAAATTTATTTAATAATTATGCCTTGTATTACGATCAACACATGCAGGGCGAATTACACTATAAGATTCCACATCACATTGGCCGTCTCATCCATCAACTTCAACTTTTGCAAACCAGTCGTTCTTTGGACTTAGGCTGTGGTACCGGATTGACAGGTATTGTGCTCCGTGAAATAAGCAAACACTTAACCGGAGTAGATATAGCAGAAAAAATGATAGCTCGAGCAAAAGAAAAAAACATTTATGATCTTTTAGTATGCTCGGAATTAATCAATTTTTTAAGAGAAGATAAAAACGATTACGATTTAGCAGTCGCTGCAGATGTCCTACCCTATTTCGGTAATCTGGATGATATTTTTAATTACATCAATCAACATCTGAAGCAAGAAGGATATTTTATTTTCACAACCGAAATCAGCACAACAATTCCATGGAAACTAGAAAGCAGCGCTCGATTTAGCCATCACCCCGAATACATAGGGAGTTTAATCAATAAATACCAATTTCATCTTATAAAACAAGAGAAAATACCAGGCCGCACCCAAAACAAACAAGTGCTGGAAGTCATGTTATATTGCCTTCAGAAATCAACCTCTTGTTTTGTTTCCAGCAGGACTGCTCAAATCTGA
- a CDS encoding phosphomannomutase/phosphoglucomutase, whose translation MSYQQKQIPRSVFRAYDIRGIIGKELDESSFYCIGLAIACYLQKLNRQQIFVARDGRLTSFALAMALKKGLLDGGIDIIDLGAVATPVMYYATHTQGIDSGLMITGSHNPADYNGIKLVLAGKTLTHEEIDTLYALLDDATPSARCGEETSFDVIEDYIQRILRDIRLKRPLKVVVDCGNGVAGPVIPRVISKLGCEVIPLYCEVDGRFPNHHPDPSIEANLVDLKAAVANHQADIGLGFDGDADRLGLVTNKGEVIWPDRLMMFYSREILSRHPGATVVFDVKCSSHLEKEIQAAGGVARMCPTGHSIVKAIMKKEQAILAGEMSGHLFFKDRWYGFDDALYSACRLLEIISSSHLTVSEQFELIPNSVNTPEIKIAITDEEKFDFIQRFSEQADFPEGRILNIDGLRVEFPNGWGLLRASNTTPCLVARFEATDQDHLEQIQDLFKKQIQRLDSELDLPF comes from the coding sequence ATGAGTTATCAACAAAAACAAATTCCTCGCTCTGTTTTTCGTGCCTATGATATAAGAGGGATTATCGGTAAAGAATTGGATGAAAGTTCCTTTTATTGCATTGGCTTGGCCATTGCGTGTTATTTGCAGAAATTAAATCGTCAACAAATATTTGTAGCTCGCGATGGACGCCTGACTAGCTTTGCATTGGCTATGGCCTTAAAAAAAGGTTTATTAGATGGTGGAATAGACATCATTGATCTTGGGGCTGTTGCTACACCGGTCATGTATTATGCTACCCATACTCAAGGGATTGATTCTGGATTGATGATTACCGGAAGTCATAATCCTGCTGATTATAATGGGATCAAGTTAGTATTGGCTGGAAAAACATTAACTCACGAAGAGATAGATACACTTTATGCGCTGCTTGATGACGCCACGCCGTCAGCTCGCTGTGGCGAAGAAACGAGTTTTGACGTGATAGAGGATTACATTCAGCGTATCCTAAGAGATATTCGTTTGAAACGTCCTTTAAAAGTAGTTGTTGATTGCGGAAATGGTGTGGCGGGCCCAGTTATTCCCAGAGTTATTTCGAAATTAGGCTGCGAAGTTATTCCTCTGTATTGTGAAGTTGATGGTCGATTTCCCAACCACCACCCTGATCCTTCCATAGAGGCCAATTTGGTTGATTTAAAAGCAGCTGTGGCTAATCATCAAGCCGATATTGGTTTGGGCTTTGATGGAGATGCCGACAGACTTGGCTTGGTGACTAATAAAGGCGAAGTGATTTGGCCTGATCGTTTAATGATGTTTTACTCAAGAGAGATTTTAAGTCGTCATCCGGGAGCTACTGTTGTTTTTGATGTGAAGTGCTCCAGTCATTTGGAGAAAGAAATCCAGGCTGCAGGTGGGGTCGCCAGAATGTGTCCAACTGGACATTCAATAGTAAAAGCCATCATGAAAAAAGAACAAGCCATCTTGGCTGGCGAGATGAGCGGGCATCTTTTCTTTAAAGATCGCTGGTATGGATTTGATGATGCACTATACAGTGCTTGCCGGTTGTTGGAGATTATCAGCTCTTCCCATTTGACTGTCAGTGAACAATTTGAGTTGATCCCTAACAGTGTCAATACACCTGAAATAAAAATAGCGATTACTGATGAAGAAAAATTTGATTTTATTCAGCGTTTTAGTGAGCAGGCTGATTTCCCTGAGGGCAGGATTTTGAATATTGATGGTTTGCGTGTTGAATTTCCGAATGGATGGGGGTTGTTACGCGCATCAAACACAACTCCTTGTCTGGTCGCACGTTTTGAGGCAACAGATCAAGATCATCTGGAGCAAATTCAGGATTTGTTTAAGAAACAAATTCAGCGATTGGATTCCGAGCTGGATTTGCCATTTTAG
- the dut gene encoding dUTP diphosphatase, with amino-acid sequence MHQVIQLKILDSRIGDTIPLPAYATDGSAGLDLRVCISEPMQIAPQQTVLLPTGISIYIADPKLAAVILPRSGLGHKNGIVLGNLVGLIDSDYQGELKISCWNRGQEHFTVNPGDRIAQLVFIPVVQVTFEVVNQFTESSRGEGGFGSSGRY; translated from the coding sequence ATGCATCAAGTTATTCAGTTAAAAATTCTGGATTCAAGGATAGGTGATACCATTCCATTACCTGCTTATGCCACTGATGGATCCGCCGGACTGGATTTAAGGGTCTGTATCTCAGAACCTATGCAAATTGCGCCTCAGCAAACTGTATTGCTACCCACAGGCATTTCTATTTACATTGCCGATCCAAAGTTGGCAGCAGTGATTTTACCAAGATCCGGTTTAGGCCATAAAAATGGTATTGTTTTAGGTAACCTTGTGGGACTAATTGACTCGGACTATCAGGGTGAATTAAAAATTTCTTGTTGGAACAGGGGCCAGGAACATTTTACTGTTAATCCTGGTGATCGAATTGCTCAATTAGTTTTTATTCCAGTGGTACAGGTTACTTTTGAAGTGGTCAATCAATTTACAGAAAGCTCCAGAGGAGAAGGTGGTTTTGGCAGCTCCGGGAGATATTAA
- the coaBC gene encoding bifunctional phosphopantothenoylcysteine decarboxylase/phosphopantothenate--cysteine ligase CoaBC codes for MQDFINKKILLGVCGGIAAYKSAHLVRELTRLGADVKVVMTHSAQQFINPLLMQALSGNEVRIDLFDTQAERAMGHIELARWADYLLIAPASANCLAKMAQGIADDLLSTLYLVAETPVIVCPAMNRSMWAHPATKANCELLKERSVIFVGPEEGPQACGEHGLGRVSEADQIVSTLRLLDVNQLLHGKRIVITAGPTRESIDPVRYLSNYSSGKMGFAMAEAAVMAGAQVTLISGPCNLQTFSDIELIRVESAQSMLEEVNKHLQQGDLFIGTAAVSDYRVLNPASEKMKKNENSELTLKLVRNTDILSEVAKSGKASFVVGFAAETTDVISYAKEKMENKKLDMIVANQVGKGMGFDSDVNQVTVITKKKQIELPLTHKTRLAGQIIAILAASLQN; via the coding sequence ATGCAAGATTTTATCAATAAAAAAATTCTACTTGGTGTTTGTGGCGGCATTGCTGCTTATAAATCCGCTCATCTGGTTAGAGAATTAACTCGTTTAGGGGCCGATGTGAAGGTTGTAATGACTCATTCAGCTCAACAGTTCATTAATCCTTTATTGATGCAGGCACTATCAGGCAATGAAGTGAGGATCGATTTATTCGATACTCAAGCCGAACGAGCTATGGGACATATTGAATTGGCCAGATGGGCTGATTATTTGCTAATTGCTCCTGCTTCCGCAAATTGTCTCGCCAAAATGGCTCAAGGTATTGCTGATGATTTGCTTTCAACATTATATCTTGTTGCTGAAACACCAGTGATTGTTTGTCCTGCTATGAACAGAAGCATGTGGGCACATCCAGCAACTAAGGCAAATTGTGAATTATTAAAAGAACGGAGTGTGATTTTTGTCGGGCCTGAGGAAGGCCCTCAGGCTTGCGGGGAACATGGATTGGGAAGAGTCAGTGAAGCAGATCAAATTGTGAGTACCTTGCGATTACTGGATGTGAATCAACTATTGCATGGCAAAAGAATTGTGATTACTGCGGGTCCTACTCGCGAGTCAATTGATCCGGTTCGCTATTTAAGCAATTACAGCTCAGGAAAGATGGGTTTTGCAATGGCAGAAGCCGCCGTTATGGCAGGGGCACAAGTTACATTAATTAGTGGTCCTTGTAATTTACAAACGTTTTCGGATATCGAGTTAATAAGAGTCGAATCGGCGCAATCTATGTTAGAAGAAGTGAACAAGCATTTACAACAAGGGGATTTATTTATTGGAACAGCAGCTGTATCGGATTATAGAGTGCTGAACCCTGCCTCGGAAAAAATGAAAAAAAATGAGAATTCTGAATTAACTCTTAAGCTTGTTAGAAATACCGATATTCTTTCTGAAGTGGCTAAAAGTGGTAAAGCTTCCTTTGTTGTTGGGTTTGCCGCTGAAACAACGGATGTCATTTCCTATGCAAAAGAAAAAATGGAAAATAAAAAACTAGATATGATCGTCGCCAATCAGGTAGGCAAGGGGATGGGATTTGATAGTGATGTAAATCAAGTAACAGTGATTACAAAAAAGAAACAAATAGAGCTGCCATTAACCCATAAAACACGCCTGGCGGGCCAAATTATTGCAATCCTTGCAGCAAGTCTGCAAAATTAG
- the radC gene encoding RadC family protein gives MMFAQTAQQLDLREKLLINGVKSLSDVELLAVFISSGNSKKSCLQLAYELTKHLGNLRNILNTDLRNFKSIQGLGEVRYAQLQAAKEICHRSDFIHLQKEIRLSNTQQTYAFLKKRLRDYKNETFAALFLDNQHRIIAYEELFSGTINTATVHPRPIVERVLQLNAAALILAHNHPSGLSDASEQDFAITERIRNALDLIDTRLLDHIVIGDNEVYSIFAENKWVCN, from the coding sequence ATGATGTTTGCCCAAACAGCGCAGCAACTTGACTTGCGCGAAAAATTACTTATTAATGGAGTAAAAAGCCTCTCTGATGTCGAACTCTTAGCCGTTTTTATCAGTTCCGGTAACAGTAAAAAATCCTGTTTGCAATTAGCCTACGAGCTCACTAAACACTTAGGTAATTTACGTAATATCCTCAATACTGATCTGCGAAATTTTAAATCAATCCAGGGATTAGGAGAAGTTCGCTATGCGCAACTTCAGGCTGCGAAAGAAATATGTCATCGAAGTGATTTCATTCACCTGCAAAAAGAAATCCGCTTATCTAACACGCAGCAAACTTATGCTTTTTTAAAAAAGCGATTGCGAGACTATAAAAATGAAACCTTTGCCGCGCTCTTTCTGGATAACCAACATCGAATTATTGCTTATGAAGAATTATTCTCTGGAACCATCAACACAGCAACAGTCCATCCCAGGCCTATTGTAGAACGTGTACTGCAATTAAATGCTGCCGCTTTAATTCTGGCACATAACCATCCCTCGGGTTTGTCTGATGCAAGCGAGCAAGATTTTGCCATTACAGAACGCATTCGAAATGCTTTGGATCTCATTGATACCCGCTTACTTGATCACATTGTCATCGGGGATAATGAAGTGTATTCCATTTTTGCTGAGAACAAATGGGTATGTAACTAG
- a CDS encoding LepB GTPase-activating domain-containing protein, whose product MLTYQGKEIVRFKEKTGGKNKSDVDGFYKDSDGRKFFIKKPGDPRELFTELFAGLLLKEFMKRGLIDESYFPSLICADVIQFEDKSYGLIQPLVSFDELHKIIGTSYGDGSDRNTIKETFFGPGYYAGITKQNKYFGLSMALMFSLLLGAHSVHSGNIVVLKGEGEEKSKQFGRIDWGDAFRYFAHRNNNDNLLYAYENRGWFNYKSLTKDYFLNYKKINGLFPAMAEKARQLQSKLNPELLIEIVTSALKNIPADLIEEKTKIQLAAYMCMDSFKEATFGPKGNCKDFAIAMATLLENRLGKIAVLKDMSPLSNPEGLYQSIIELKPLTLHMPPSTSFSETINQWAELFKTLDIEKFSFDSNPINLLELVKQFNLYVDELAITCEANNVWAKERIDTSTHNLFTPYDNSGGEAIHGHAFVPYYKESVVLRRLFSVDPNTLNLSRFAAFEGPCQLYCKEHKDSAWVKIQTLLTLGHGIINTLKIIKQAQAFGMDEAVSENLKALKEQFIAFQLAEIDLKESLKTPSFVEPLPNKESEFFYPIDEKALARMNGFQLATICLEELNSSHPSPLIERILSNKKFVKRINSAFESGVFKGRSDDLAGKIAKIREWHQLLQISAKKTARQIDELQKIVISLQSRIKKQTIEFEELEATLSKIKEKYQIMEKMAEQSEHEKSSAQSIIRSLTSELNQLKLQLQEQETLQLQLKELKEKIQEQTTLSKRLGEELQLQKKSNLHQEETIQRITKEKSLADSSLESLRKELYELTKKENSLNKTLEEKQLQVQQLEKQLSEKEKENLTLKKAIKQSQHEKSLDKSTIESLTSELNQLKLELQKQEALQLQLKSLREQIQEQTLLADGLKEELQKQKKSNTNHEETIERITKEKSLAVSALESLRKEMHELTRKTEENQLKLTKQVHSLSEQLEGKQLQIREFEKQLQEKEKRVEQSEHEKTSAKRTIASLREQVNNLKLQLQQLEEVIQEKEKGSSLISQQSKQIMTLQEHTEEQKRQLEELKVKIQELLSENQEIGKQKHSLSKENLHNKNTVEDLKKKLTELNIQLEQLHQSSSEQEQTIRKLREELIKKDSSLKQNEEMQLAQKNLQEEIDRLQKEIKEQKLNINQLQSVIAQSKEAEKRYQEALQQKKGIYFARMERVSSIYWQIQQIEQKANELEERKETKAFTAAKTLATQLRLEIKNYLDNSESDEKSALNSFKINAKRHIENSKETLNQHREEWKYLLANVTLGVFLLGIGYLAAILINRATTGNYTFFSQTNSGKKLDELEKAISSTHSETLVYG is encoded by the coding sequence ATGTTAACTTATCAAGGTAAAGAAATAGTTCGATTTAAAGAAAAAACAGGTGGTAAAAATAAAAGTGATGTCGATGGTTTTTACAAAGACAGTGATGGCCGGAAATTTTTTATAAAAAAACCGGGCGACCCTCGTGAGCTATTCACGGAATTATTTGCAGGCTTGCTATTAAAAGAGTTCATGAAGCGAGGATTGATTGATGAAAGCTATTTTCCATCATTGATTTGCGCCGATGTCATTCAATTTGAAGACAAGTCCTATGGCCTGATACAGCCACTGGTTTCATTTGATGAATTACACAAAATCATTGGAACGAGCTACGGTGATGGCAGTGATCGTAATACGATAAAGGAAACCTTCTTTGGGCCAGGTTATTATGCTGGGATCACAAAACAAAATAAATATTTTGGCCTTTCTATGGCCCTTATGTTTTCTCTATTGCTGGGAGCCCATAGTGTACATAGTGGCAATATCGTTGTACTCAAAGGAGAAGGAGAAGAAAAAAGCAAACAATTTGGCCGAATCGATTGGGGAGATGCCTTCCGTTATTTCGCTCATCGAAACAATAATGATAATCTCCTTTATGCTTATGAAAACAGAGGTTGGTTTAATTATAAATCACTGACTAAAGATTATTTCCTGAACTATAAGAAGATCAATGGCCTCTTCCCTGCGATGGCTGAAAAAGCCCGGCAATTGCAATCCAAACTAAATCCTGAATTGCTTATTGAAATAGTAACTAGCGCACTCAAAAATATTCCAGCTGATCTGATAGAAGAAAAAACCAAAATCCAACTTGCTGCCTACATGTGTATGGATTCATTTAAAGAGGCAACATTTGGCCCAAAGGGTAATTGCAAAGATTTTGCCATTGCCATGGCCACATTATTAGAAAATCGTTTAGGAAAAATTGCCGTTCTTAAGGATATGTCACCATTGAGCAATCCGGAAGGGCTGTATCAAAGTATTATCGAATTAAAACCCTTGACGCTTCATATGCCCCCTTCGACCTCTTTTTCAGAAACCATAAATCAATGGGCAGAGCTCTTTAAAACTTTGGACATTGAAAAATTTTCGTTTGATAGCAATCCAATCAACTTACTGGAATTAGTCAAACAATTTAATCTTTACGTTGATGAACTAGCCATCACGTGTGAAGCAAATAATGTCTGGGCAAAAGAAAGGATAGACACAAGCACACATAATCTATTTACCCCCTACGATAATAGTGGTGGTGAAGCGATTCATGGACATGCCTTTGTTCCTTACTACAAGGAAAGTGTTGTATTGCGCCGCTTATTTTCAGTGGACCCTAATACTTTAAATTTATCTCGTTTTGCTGCTTTTGAAGGACCATGCCAACTCTATTGCAAGGAACATAAAGACTCTGCCTGGGTTAAAATCCAAACCTTACTGACTTTAGGTCATGGCATTATTAACACACTAAAAATAATCAAACAAGCTCAGGCATTCGGAATGGATGAAGCAGTGTCAGAGAATTTAAAGGCTTTGAAAGAACAATTCATTGCTTTTCAACTCGCAGAAATTGATTTAAAAGAATCACTAAAAACACCTTCTTTTGTGGAACCCTTGCCCAATAAAGAAAGTGAGTTTTTTTATCCCATTGATGAAAAAGCATTAGCTAGAATGAACGGATTTCAACTTGCAACGATTTGTCTGGAAGAGTTAAATAGCTCCCATCCGTCGCCTTTAATTGAAAGAATTCTCAGTAATAAAAAGTTTGTGAAACGTATTAACTCTGCTTTTGAAAGTGGCGTATTTAAAGGCCGCTCTGACGATCTCGCCGGTAAAATCGCTAAAATCCGTGAATGGCATCAATTATTACAGATTTCTGCTAAAAAAACTGCTAGGCAAATTGATGAGCTGCAAAAGATAGTCATTTCCCTTCAATCAAGAATAAAAAAACAAACGATTGAATTTGAGGAATTAGAAGCGACTTTAAGTAAAATAAAAGAAAAATATCAGATAATGGAGAAAATGGCTGAGCAAAGTGAACACGAGAAGTCCTCCGCTCAATCCATTATTCGCTCTCTGACTTCAGAACTTAATCAGCTTAAATTACAACTGCAAGAACAAGAAACATTACAGCTCCAGTTAAAAGAGCTCAAAGAGAAAATACAAGAACAAACGACTCTATCCAAGCGCTTAGGGGAGGAGTTACAACTGCAAAAGAAAAGCAACTTACACCAGGAAGAAACCATTCAAAGAATCACCAAAGAAAAATCATTGGCTGATTCTTCTCTTGAGTCGCTGCGAAAAGAACTGTATGAATTGACAAAAAAAGAAAACTCTCTTAATAAAACGCTGGAAGAAAAACAATTACAAGTACAACAGTTAGAAAAGCAATTGTCAGAGAAAGAAAAGGAAAATCTTACTCTGAAAAAGGCCATCAAACAAAGTCAGCATGAAAAATCTCTGGATAAGTCTACTATTGAGTCTCTGACCTCAGAGCTTAATCAGCTTAAATTAGAACTGCAAAAACAAGAAGCATTACAATTGCAGTTAAAATCTTTAAGAGAACAAATTCAAGAGCAAACATTACTTGCAGATGGATTGAAAGAAGAGCTACAAAAACAAAAGAAAAGCAATACAAACCATGAAGAAACCATTGAAAGGATCACTAAAGAAAAATCATTGGCCGTTTCTGCTCTTGAATCGCTTCGAAAAGAAATGCATGAATTAACTCGAAAAACCGAAGAAAATCAACTTAAATTGACAAAACAAGTTCATTCTCTTAGCGAGCAACTTGAAGGGAAACAATTACAAATCAGGGAATTTGAGAAGCAATTACAAGAAAAAGAAAAAAGAGTTGAGCAAAGTGAGCATGAGAAAACTTCTGCTAAACGAACCATAGCTTCTCTTAGGGAGCAAGTAAACAATTTAAAATTGCAATTACAACAACTGGAAGAAGTCATTCAGGAGAAAGAAAAAGGCTCCTCTTTGATAAGCCAGCAATCTAAACAAATTATGACCCTCCAAGAACACACAGAGGAACAAAAAAGACAATTAGAAGAATTGAAAGTAAAAATTCAGGAACTTCTATCTGAAAATCAAGAGATTGGAAAGCAAAAACACAGTTTGAGCAAGGAAAATTTACATAACAAAAATACAGTTGAAGATCTTAAGAAAAAATTGACTGAATTAAATATTCAATTGGAACAATTGCATCAATCTTCAAGTGAACAAGAACAAACCATTAGAAAATTGAGAGAAGAACTCATTAAAAAAGATTCTTCGCTTAAACAAAATGAGGAAATGCAATTAGCTCAAAAAAATCTGCAAGAGGAAATTGATCGTTTACAAAAAGAAATTAAAGAACAAAAATTAAATATAAATCAATTACAATCTGTCATTGCCCAGAGTAAGGAAGCTGAAAAACGCTATCAGGAAGCTTTACAACAGAAAAAAGGAATTTACTTTGCGCGAATGGAAAGAGTGTCCTCTATCTATTGGCAAATACAACAAATTGAACAAAAGGCTAATGAATTAGAAGAAAGAAAGGAAACAAAAGCATTTACAGCTGCAAAGACACTCGCAACACAACTTCGTTTAGAGATTAAAAATTATCTCGATAATAGTGAGTCAGACGAAAAAAGTGCCTTAAACTCATTCAAAATAAATGCCAAACGGCATATTGAAAACTCGAAGGAAACGCTAAATCAACATCGTGAAGAATGGAAGTACCTGTTAGCCAATGTCACTTTAGGGGTATTCTTGCTTGGAATCGGTTACCTCGCCGCTATTTTGATTAACAGAGCAACAACGGGCAATTACACCTTTTTCAGCCAAACCAATAGTGGGAAAAAATTGGACGAGTTGGAAAAAGCGATTTCTTCTACTCACTCCGAAACATTAGTTTATGGATAA